The following DNA comes from Dehalococcoidia bacterium.
TCCCACCTCGCGACGAGCGCAGATGGGGCGAAGGTCGCCCTCTTCTACTTTCTTTGTGTTCTCGTATCCGGCCCTGTAGTATGGTAGCAGGGACACGGGCATTGAGAGGAGGCACCTGTGCGCATCCTGGTAACGGGGGCTTCGGGGTTCATCGGGCGGCACCTGTGCTCGGCCCTCGTGCGCGACGGGCATCAGCTGATTGTTCTTTCCCGCAATCCCTCGTCAGCTCTGCAGAGGTTACCTGCGGGTATCCACGCTGTGGCGTGGGAGCCTGTGGGGTCGTCATTGGACTTGCGGGGTATTGGACTGGTCGACGCCGTAGTGCACCTGGCCGGGGAGAGCATTGTGGGACGCTGGACACGCGCCAAAAAGGAGGCTATCCGGGCCAGCCGGGTGGTGGGCACACGCAACTTGGTAAATGCTCTTGCATCTTTGCCCTCGCGCCCGAAGGTTCTCGTCTCGGCCAGCGCCACAGGCTACTATGGTGACGGGGGGGAGGTTTCCCTCACCGAGGATGCCCCGCCGGGAAGGGATTTCCTCGCCCAGGTGTGTGTGGCGTGGGAGGCAGAAGCCCAACGCGCCGAAGGTTTGGGGATACGGGTAGTGTGCCTGCGAGCGGGCATCGTCTTCGGACCAGGGGGAGGGGCTTTGACCCCTTTGCTGGTGCTGGCCCGTTTCGGGCTAGGGGGGCCGTTGGGCTCGGGACGACAGTGGTGGTCGTGGGTGCATATGGATGACCTGGTGGGCCTGGTGCGGTTGGCTTTGGCCCAGGACATCCGCGGCCCTGTCAACGCTACTGCTCCGCACCCCATACGGCAGAAAGAATTAGCTCGCATCCTGGGGCGTGCCATGAAGCGCCCTGCCTTCCTGCCCACGCCGGGCTGGGCTGTGCGCCTGCTGGCTGGCCCCGTGGCCCAGGAACTCCTGTTTAGTCGTAAGGTGCTTCCCCAACGCGCCCTGGCGGCGGGGTATCGCTTCCGGGTGCCCTATGCTGAAGATGCCGTCCACACCATCTTGGCAGCGGGATGACCCCTGGCTCTCTCCCTGGGAGGGAGATGGCGTCTTTTGCGGAAGCGTTCAACTGTGTGAAGGCCCACCCCGTCTCCCCCATGCTACAATCGCCAGGAGAGGAGGGTACAGCCGTATGCGGTTCTCCAAACTGCACGGTGCGGGTAACGACTATGTGGTGGTCGACGCCCGCAACAGCGACATGGATTGGCCGATGGTGGCCCGGGCCGTGTGCCACCGCCACTTCGGGGTGGGTTCCGACGGGCTCATTCTGGTTCTGCCCTCCCAGCGGGCAGAGGTGCGCATGCGCATCTTCAACCCCGACGGCTCCGAGGCGGAGATGTGTGGCAACGGCATCCGTTGCTTGGCCAAGTTCGTGCTGGAGCGGGGCATCGTTCCCTCTGCCCAAAAAGCTCTGCGGGTGGAGACCTTAGCCGGCGTGCGCACCGTGGAGCCTTTCTGGCACAATGGAAAGGTGGTGCGGGCACGGGTCAGCATGGGTGCACCCATCCTCGCTGCCGAGGCAGTGCCCGTGGACCCCTCCCAGCGCCTGGTGCCGGTGGGGCAGAGGGCTGCCACCCTATATGGCTCCACCCCTCGGGGCACAGGTTACAGCTCCCCTCCGCCGGACATGGCTTTTGACTGGCCCTTGGTGCTGGAGGGGAGGGCTTTCACCTTCACTGCTGTTTCTATGGGCAACCCCCACGCCATAACTTTTCTAGACGAGCCGGTGGAGACCTTCCCCTTGCACCGCTACGGACCTCTGGCCGAGCACCATCCCCTGTTCCCTCGGCGCGTGAACTGGGAGGTGGTGAATGTGCGGGACCGGAAGCGCTTGCAGGTGCGGGTGTGGGAGCGGGGGGCGGGGGAGACCCTGGCCTGTGGCACAGGAGCGTGTGCAGTGGCTGTAGCCGCCCGCTTGCACGGCTATGTTGACGACACCGTTGACATAAACCTCCCCGGGGGCGTTCTGACGGTGCACTGGGACGGGGCGGGGGAGGTGATCCTGGAGGGGCCGGTGGAGGAGGTGTTTGAAGGGCAGTGGCTCCGCCCCTGGGGGGAGGGCTAGCCCATGCGCCTCTCCCAACGCCTGAACAACCTCCCCCCTTACCTGTTTGTGGAAATCTCCCGGCGCATCGCCGCCAAGCGTGCCCAGGGGGCGGATGTGATCTCCTTTGGCATCGGCGATCCGGATCTCCCCACCCCCTCCCATATCGTGGATGCCCTCATCGCCACTGCCCGCGTCCCCGCTAACCACCGCTACCCCGAGACCGACGGTCTGCCCTCTTTGCGGCGCGCCATCGCCCAGTGGTATGAGGCCCGCTTTGGCGTGGTCCTGGACCCGAATAAGGAGGTCCTTCCCCTCATCGGAGCCAAGGAGGGCATCGGCCACGCCGCTTTCGCCTTCCTTGACCCTGGGGATGTGGCCCTGGTGCCGGACCCCGCATACCCCGTCTACAGCGTGGGCACCATGTTCGCCG
Coding sequences within:
- a CDS encoding TIGR01777 family oxidoreductase, producing the protein MRILVTGASGFIGRHLCSALVRDGHQLIVLSRNPSSALQRLPAGIHAVAWEPVGSSLDLRGIGLVDAVVHLAGESIVGRWTRAKKEAIRASRVVGTRNLVNALASLPSRPKVLVSASATGYYGDGGEVSLTEDAPPGRDFLAQVCVAWEAEAQRAEGLGIRVVCLRAGIVFGPGGGALTPLLVLARFGLGGPLGSGRQWWSWVHMDDLVGLVRLALAQDIRGPVNATAPHPIRQKELARILGRAMKRPAFLPTPGWAVRLLAGPVAQELLFSRKVLPQRALAAGYRFRVPYAEDAVHTILAAG
- the dapF gene encoding diaminopimelate epimerase, yielding MRFSKLHGAGNDYVVVDARNSDMDWPMVARAVCHRHFGVGSDGLILVLPSQRAEVRMRIFNPDGSEAEMCGNGIRCLAKFVLERGIVPSAQKALRVETLAGVRTVEPFWHNGKVVRARVSMGAPILAAEAVPVDPSQRLVPVGQRAATLYGSTPRGTGYSSPPPDMAFDWPLVLEGRAFTFTAVSMGNPHAITFLDEPVETFPLHRYGPLAEHHPLFPRRVNWEVVNVRDRKRLQVRVWERGAGETLACGTGACAVAVAARLHGYVDDTVDINLPGGVLTVHWDGAGEVILEGPVEEVFEGQWLRPWGEG